The proteins below are encoded in one region of Amycolatopsis acidiphila:
- a CDS encoding glutathione-independent formaldehyde dehydrogenase — MKAVVYEGPRQVSVKDVPDARIERPTDVLVRITSTNICGSDLHMYEGRTDFEPGRWFGHENLGQVVEVGDGVDKVRVGEYVVLPFNIACGHCKNCERQLTNYCLTAQPDPKMAGAAYGFADMGPWAGGQAELLRVPWGDFNCLRLGEDAEERQTDYVMLADIFPTGYHATEMAGVQPGDQTVIYGAGPVGLMAALSATIRGASKVMVVDRHPDRLRLAESIGAIAIDDSKVDPVQAVLDETIGLGADNGCECVGYQAHEPDGREQANLTMNRLVASVRFTGKIGNVGVFVPQDPGANDELAKQGKLAFDYGMFWFKGQHIGSGQAPVKKYNRQLRDLIAGGKAEPSFIVSHEIPLAAAPDAYEHFDNRDDGWTKVVLHPAMAEASA, encoded by the coding sequence ATGAAGGCAGTCGTGTATGAAGGACCGCGGCAGGTGAGCGTCAAGGACGTGCCGGACGCGAGGATCGAACGGCCCACCGACGTCCTGGTCCGGATCACGTCGACGAACATCTGCGGCTCCGACCTCCACATGTACGAGGGCCGGACCGACTTCGAACCCGGCCGCTGGTTCGGGCACGAGAACCTGGGCCAGGTGGTCGAAGTCGGCGACGGGGTCGACAAGGTGCGGGTGGGCGAGTACGTGGTGCTGCCGTTCAACATCGCCTGCGGGCACTGCAAGAACTGCGAGCGCCAGCTCACGAACTACTGCCTGACCGCCCAGCCCGACCCGAAGATGGCCGGCGCCGCGTACGGCTTCGCCGACATGGGGCCGTGGGCCGGAGGACAGGCCGAGCTGCTGCGCGTGCCGTGGGGTGACTTCAACTGCCTGCGGCTCGGCGAGGACGCCGAGGAGCGCCAGACCGACTACGTGATGCTCGCCGACATCTTCCCGACCGGCTACCACGCCACGGAGATGGCCGGTGTGCAGCCCGGCGACCAGACCGTCATCTACGGCGCCGGCCCGGTCGGGCTGATGGCGGCGCTGTCGGCGACCATCCGGGGAGCGAGCAAGGTGATGGTCGTCGACCGCCACCCCGACCGGCTCCGGCTGGCGGAGTCCATCGGCGCGATCGCCATCGACGACTCGAAGGTCGACCCGGTGCAGGCCGTCCTCGACGAGACCATCGGACTGGGGGCCGACAACGGCTGCGAATGCGTCGGCTACCAGGCGCACGAGCCAGACGGCCGGGAGCAGGCGAACCTCACCATGAACCGGCTGGTCGCCTCGGTCCGCTTCACCGGGAAGATCGGCAACGTCGGTGTCTTCGTGCCGCAGGACCCCGGGGCCAACGACGAACTGGCCAAGCAGGGCAAGCTCGCCTTCGACTACGGCATGTTCTGGTTCAAGGGTCAGCACATCGGCAGCGGCCAGGCGCCGGTGAAGAAGTACAACCGGCAGCTGCGCGACCTGATCGCCGGGGGCAAGGCCGAGCCGTCGTTCATCGTGAGCCACGAGATTCCCCTGGCCGCGGCGCCGGACGCCTACGAGCACTTCGACAACCGCGACGACGGCTGGACGAAGGTCGTCCTGCACCCGGCGATGGCAGAGGCGAGTGCCTGA
- a CDS encoding helix-turn-helix transcriptional regulator yields MRDDPAVAEMIEIASSGVPLLERAQTLLDTLQDRLPAEATWLALSDPGTNVYATVGSTGLERSVLEYLDRPSVSREIRLAELDRNRPPVSLAELPVPAGELPTWADCLIPAGFRDGLGVPLFEPGGPYLGMLTLLFSGRNAPSAALRDRIGQLAPLVARCVSPMRSLVGTARLVQGATSGAVLLRDGSTYPLPGLEDHSLLARDSPVVEIARGTLLAGQVYRSFLWPVEDCAGVPGHVRMTMLTATEVPDFVLGTLLLTPDVDCRGLTPRELQVLGLLVNGRSNQQIARQLTIAARTVAAHVEHILHKLDTPTRTLAAVRAEREGCYVPPPRRAPTR; encoded by the coding sequence GTGCGGGACGATCCGGCCGTTGCCGAGATGATCGAGATCGCCTCCTCCGGCGTCCCCCTGCTGGAGAGAGCGCAGACCCTGCTGGACACCCTGCAGGACCGGCTGCCCGCCGAGGCGACGTGGCTGGCTCTGTCGGATCCGGGGACGAACGTCTACGCGACCGTCGGAAGCACGGGGCTGGAGCGATCCGTCCTCGAGTACCTGGACCGTCCGTCGGTTTCGCGCGAGATCCGGCTGGCCGAACTCGACCGCAACCGGCCACCGGTCAGCCTGGCCGAGCTCCCCGTCCCGGCCGGTGAGCTGCCCACCTGGGCCGACTGCCTCATCCCGGCCGGCTTCCGCGACGGCCTGGGTGTCCCGCTCTTCGAGCCCGGCGGCCCCTACCTGGGGATGCTCACATTGCTCTTCTCCGGCCGGAATGCACCGTCGGCGGCGCTTCGTGACCGCATCGGGCAGCTCGCCCCGCTGGTCGCCCGGTGCGTGTCGCCCATGCGTTCGCTCGTCGGTACCGCGCGGCTCGTGCAAGGTGCCACGTCGGGTGCCGTCCTGCTCCGCGACGGCTCCACCTACCCGCTGCCAGGACTCGAGGACCACTCGCTCCTGGCCCGGGACTCGCCCGTCGTGGAAATCGCCCGAGGCACGCTCCTGGCCGGTCAGGTGTACCGGTCCTTCCTGTGGCCCGTGGAAGACTGCGCCGGAGTCCCCGGGCACGTGCGCATGACGATGCTGACCGCGACGGAGGTCCCGGATTTCGTCCTGGGCACGCTCCTGCTCACTCCCGACGTCGACTGCCGGGGCCTCACGCCGCGCGAGCTGCAGGTGCTGGGCCTGCTGGTGAACGGGCGATCGAACCAGCAGATCGCGAGGCAGCTCACCATCGCCGCACGGACCGTGGCGGCCCACGTGGAGCACATCCTGCACAAACTGGACACCCCGACGAGGACCCTGGCGGCCGTCCGGGCCGAGCGGGAGGGCTGTTATGTTCCGCCGCCGCGCCGCGCACCCACGCGCTGA
- a CDS encoding amidohydrolase family protein produces MLDHLGLPGSSAGAEHTVLDLARREHVWIKASAPYRSPTTAATTMLGRILAEAGPHRLLWGSDWPWTRHEHGRTYAACLTWLRERVDDQTFHAAVDHNPARLLHWSPTVAAPASPGAERVSGTREVRLDAGKGAKLRPPGRALPGGQRVGARRGGGT; encoded by the coding sequence GTGCTCGACCACCTCGGACTTCCCGGCAGCTCCGCCGGAGCCGAACACACCGTGCTCGACCTCGCGCGACGCGAGCACGTCTGGATCAAAGCCAGCGCGCCGTACCGCTCCCCCACGACGGCTGCCACCACCATGCTCGGCCGGATCCTCGCCGAGGCCGGACCACATCGACTGCTCTGGGGCAGCGACTGGCCGTGGACCCGGCACGAACACGGCCGGACCTACGCCGCCTGCCTCACCTGGCTACGAGAGCGCGTCGACGACCAGACCTTCCACGCCGCCGTCGACCACAACCCGGCCAGGCTTCTGCACTGGTCCCCGACGGTGGCCGCGCCTGCGAGCCCGGGCGCCGAGCGCGTTTCCGGTACTCGTGAGGTGCGGCTCGATGCCGGCAAGGGGGCGAAGCTGAGACCGCCCGGCAGGGCCCTGCCGGGCGGTCAGCGCGTGGGTGCGCGGCGCGGCGGCGGAACATAA
- a CDS encoding alpha/beta fold hydrolase, whose translation MPASSTARRGPGSIVEFLKLIGPLTDPVSFGGDAADSFDVVVPSLPGFGFSQKPAETGWTVPRIANAWVELMRRLGYPRWAAQGGDWGAVVTTALGAMQPEGLLGIHLNTQYAFPAQIPDTLSPEQCHAVETLARYTGELGGSNHLQGTKPETVGIALADSPAGQAAWIYEKFQAKTDNHGLAEDVLSVDDMLDAISLYWFTNSAASSTRIYWENASATFAGPKLTLPVAVTVFPKDIPLLPRSWIEDTYSNLIHYGEAGKGGHFAALEQPEILVSEIRAGLRALRS comes from the coding sequence GTGCCAGCGTCGTCCACTGCTCGCCGCGGGCCGGGCTCGATCGTCGAGTTCCTGAAGCTGATCGGCCCGCTGACCGATCCGGTTTCGTTCGGCGGCGACGCCGCCGATTCGTTCGACGTCGTCGTCCCCTCGCTGCCCGGGTTCGGGTTCTCCCAGAAGCCCGCGGAGACCGGCTGGACCGTCCCGCGCATCGCGAACGCGTGGGTGGAGCTGATGAGGCGTCTCGGCTACCCGCGGTGGGCCGCGCAGGGCGGCGATTGGGGTGCCGTGGTCACCACCGCCCTCGGGGCCATGCAACCGGAGGGGCTGCTCGGAATTCACCTGAACACCCAGTACGCCTTTCCCGCGCAGATACCCGACACCTTGTCGCCCGAACAATGCCACGCCGTGGAGACCCTCGCCCGCTACACCGGCGAGCTCGGTGGGTCGAACCACCTGCAGGGCACGAAGCCGGAGACCGTCGGAATCGCCCTCGCGGACTCCCCCGCCGGTCAGGCAGCCTGGATCTACGAGAAGTTCCAGGCCAAGACCGACAACCACGGGCTCGCCGAGGACGTTCTCAGCGTGGACGACATGCTCGACGCGATCTCCCTCTACTGGTTCACCAACAGCGCGGCGTCGTCCACCCGCATCTACTGGGAGAACGCATCGGCGACGTTCGCCGGCCCGAAGCTGACGCTTCCGGTCGCGGTGACCGTCTTCCCGAAGGACATCCCGCTCCTGCCGCGAAGCTGGATCGAAGACACCTACAGCAATCTGATCCACTACGGCGAGGCCGGCAAGGGCGGGCACTTCGCGGCTCTGGAACAGCCCGAGATCCTGGTCAGCGAAATCCGCGCCGGCCTGCGCGCCCTTCGTTCCTGA